TATTGCTATTTTGGGTTACAGAAATTGGGCCAGTTTAATCTTGAAGCAAAAAATGAACATGATCAAACTTGTGGGATATGTGGGGTGCAGATGGCCTCAGCATGTTTGCCTTCTTCTTTATGAGTCACAGCTTCACAGGGGTCATGAAAGTTTCATGGAAGAATTCAAAGCTCTGAGATTGAACATGTCCCTCTCAAATAATAACCATAAGATTCTATCTGCCCCATTTTACACCATTTCAAAGTTTGAGTTCATCATCACTGCATTATAATCCACAGGTCACATTCAGCAACATCTAAAACTCACTTTTATACTTTCATAGTTATATGGCAACCTGAAGAAAAGAAAAAGAAAGTAATATTTGGAAACATCATGGTAATTTTCATCCTCTTATCTTCATTAATCAACAAAACGCGTTGCAAATTGTGAGACCTCTCTGTGCTTTTAATAAGTCTTATTGATGTCAAATGCTACCGTCTGAAAGCTGCAACTAAAATAAAATATGAAACTTGGATGTTGTACGGTCAAGTACTCTGTGTTCTTTTTATTTTATTTCCCAGAACTCTGTCCCTTCAATAATCAAGAGGCAAGTGTTTGTCTTTAACTAATCTATTAAGCTTATATAATGAAGAATGACTTAAGGCCGGGCTTGACCACAAAGTTCTTTCATGAAGCATCACTTTGTTACATGCATTACTTGGTGCATAAGCTTTAAGAACTATAAGTATATTTGTAATCCTACTGCCATGAACGTACTTAGTTGGTGACAAACGTTAATTAAGTGTCAGATAACAACCATTGACCTAATTAAGTGTTTTCTTAATCAGGTCCTGTATCTTAATCAAGTCTTGTATAGGAGCAAAAGAAGGGTGAACACATTTCACCACACTGATGTGGCATTATGTAATGTAGGGATGAATGTTGCTATAATAGAAAGAGCTATCTCTTTGGATCTTCATACTGAGGTTCTTCTTTTCCACATCTATTTCAGGAAGAGCAAGTGCATGGAAATAGCTGACTGTAAGCTGTTAAGTTCCTATCAGAAATGAAAAACAGAAAGAGAACAAGTCTGTATTCCCCGTTTCTTCTTTCGGTTGTAATCAAACTAGAAGGAATTGCAATCCATAGGATAAAATTAAGAAAACATTCCCATTTATTAACCAGGTTCTTCTTATGCCAGACAAGTGTTACTCCTAGTCAAAGAAATAGATAAACCTTATGAATATCAGCTCTTTTGATAGTCAAAAAGTGAAAACTAAAACCAGTAACTGCACTTGAAATACTAGAGGAAAACAATGCTCAAGTTCTTATTTTGAGGAAAAATACTTCATAAGTTGATGGACTGAGGTCCCCTATACTTTTATGGTTTGCATTATTGAAGTAGAGCATATTGACAATTTGCAAGCATGGTTCACACTTCCCACGCATCTTACGCTATTGATGAGGACAGATTTGACATATATAAACACCATGTTCATTGTTCTACAGTCGTTAACATTGAATCCTTCACATGATAAGCGTGTGATATGTCACAATCGTGTGCATCTCTTCCTGCTCCTGCATGCATATTACCCAGTCAATATATGGCTCAATGATCTATTTGACTATTTCATGCGACATCTGCGCTTGTATGCATCCATACATTTTGATTTGAATATCGATATTGATTCCTCGGCATAGATGATAAACATAACTCCGCATGCCAAAGACGATAATCAAAACTACACCATGATTTCCGCACTGTTTGAACCGATAAGAGGTTCTCAAATCTGAATGCTAGCTCTTTAAAAAAGACAACATCAACTCATAAGAGTATACAGTATTTGGTCATTGAGTACTAGTTGACCAAGTAAATTACAAGTAAATAGTTATCTATACAATGCGTTCTGAAGTAGTAATAAAACTTCTCTAGTTAGGCTGCAGACTCCAAGTGGTACAGTATCATCATCAATAACTCAGTTTATTAACGTTCTCCCACTGTATGCTAATAACTGCACGTAAAGCAACAAAACACATCAGATCAAATGACATAAAATATGATCACCAGCAGTTTCATTAAATCTCAAAATTACAAGTTCAAGCACCATTATTACGATTTGAGGAGAAATCTTGGAAAATCAAGGGTACACAGAACGATGCTCAAAATCAACTCATTCCACAAATTACGGTTCACTTAAACAAAGATTGGTAGTCAACATCCAAATCTAGATGCAAGGGTCACACTGTGAAATGAGTCTTAGCAAGGTATAAGTTGTATATAGTTCCATATTTCTAAACGACCGAGAAACTACCCCAATTCAATGACAGCTGGAAAAGATCGGAATTTCATCTCAAGTTCTATGAGAATTTAGATTTACTGAGTGCACCAGTTAGTTGAATGATTAACTACAGGGGTTTCATTGTCAAGACAAAAAATGATCACCTGGATATGGAATAACCTCTCAAAGGGCCATCTCTGCCTGTAATGCAGCGAGCTCATCTTCCTCACGGTTAATTCTCTGAGGAGCTGGTCTGGTAGGCTGCCTGCCGACTGGGACATCTACACTAACTGAAGTTGCAGGAGCAGTTGTGGCGGGTTGGAAAAGCTCATCCTCCAATTCAGCATCTTCCAGTTCTTCAAGCTCTGCTTCCAATTCATCCTGAAAAAGTAAATTTGAATAGTGTTGGACTATTGGATTGCAGAACTGCATAGAATCAAATGCAAATACTAATTTTTTTTCAAATGCATTACTTCATCAAAATCAGCTGCAGCACCAACAGGTGCTGACAGTGCCTCCTGAATCTGTTTCATGCTTTCAGTTTGGTCGTTGATCTCATCCATTGTTCTCTCTAAATCATCAATGTTTCTGTACATAAAAGGATAAAGCTGAGAAGCAGAATCAAATATTTAAAATTCAATGCTTGATCAGAAAGTATGTCCAAACACACACTACAAGTGAAGCTCTAATGTTATGTGACTGCATTTAATGGTAAGAGCCATCGTCATTTGTAGAATGGGAGCATTGCATATGATATCATAATTTGCGGATTAGTATGGCACTGATGAACCACATATGCCATAAATTGAACAGAATGCGGGTCAAAATGTAACTTACGTTGTCTTGTTCATGGCCTTCATTACAGCTGTTCCACTTCTCAATGCGTCAACCGTTTCTGTTGTAGCGTTTGCACTTTCCAGCATTATCATCTACAAACCCAGTACAATATAAGCATTCATGCTCAAGTCTCAATTCTCAAATATGACACTTCATCAGAATTCAAAGAAATTCAATGGTACCTGATCATGAATTCGCAGTTGGAAATTTCCAAGTTGTTCAATTTGCTGTTCATAAAGCTTCTTCCTCTTTAAACACTTTATTGCCGCTGTATAGTAGCAACAAATAGTACAATTAAAATGTGGTCATAACACAAACTCACAGGCACACATATGTTTCTTTAACCTACATTTGTACTTGAGAGAATCGCATATCAAGATCATGATCCGCAACCTTACTCATATGGTAAAATTTAGGCTTAAACATGCGATGAAAATTCCATTACAATGCATTTCAAGAAAATCAATAAAATCATTCTCAAAATCCAAATAAGCTAATATGCCAGTTTCTCAAAACATATGCTTATGATCCGTAACTCATAGAAAACGAAACAATCAACACAAAGGGGCCTTACAGCTTCGGTTTTTTGCTTGAGTAAATTGCTTTGCCTTCTCAACCTCTGCAGCTGCCTTCTTCCCAAGGAGCTTCTCCTTCTTCTCCAGCATCTCAAGCGTCTACACCATTAATCAATCAAAACCTCAGCAGATAAATACAGATTTTCAACATAAATCATCACCGATTAGCGATCACTTAAACTAAATAGTAATAAATTATATTAACGCCAACATCAGTCAATTAAAACAATTTCAATTTCAAAAGGGCAGGCCTTTGATAATTTAAAACATATTTCTTGATTAAATACACAATCTTCAACTGAGTAATTACAAATTGAAAAAGAAATTGTTTGTACAAATATTAAGAGCAGAAAAAATTATACCTCATTCAATTTGTGCAAGGTTGGCAGGGCTTTAGCATCCTGCTTGGTCTTCCCGAACACTTTTCGGAACATTTTTGCTCGAATTTGATTTTAGAAACGAGAAAAGCACAATACTTATAAACCCTGCAGAAGAAATCAAACAGTTGAGTTGATCAGCGACTTTGACCCGCAGCGTTGAAATAGAAGAAGAACGGTCAAATTTCCAGGCTTTATAAAAAATAAAAAAATAAAAACAGATTGATGAAGCAGAACGCTTGCCTGGGATTTCGATACCGGGTCGGTGATTCGGGTCGGAGCGTTTCGTCTGAGAAATGAGGAAAGCTGGACTGATAAAGACTGGATTGGTAGTTTCTGAAGAAGTTTACCAGAAGGGTGGGTAGTTCCTTTTTTTATAACGACAAGGGCAGTTGCTGACGGGGCTGTGAGAAAAGATAGTGTCACAGACGAATGAACGATGACTTTACCGTGATTCTATTTGCTCGTCGTGTGGAGAAAAGGGACTACGCGGTGTGGCGGTTCAATTACTCCATAGCGGTTTATTGATCTGCGCATTTAGGAATTAAAATTTGTACTCCTTATTTATATTTTTTTTTCTTCTCTTTTAATAACTTAAAGTTTGTCTTTAGTAACACGTGTTTTGTTATTTTATGAAAACTTTAACAGAAAATAGAAAATGTAGATTGTAAAATGAGGAGTGAAATTTACACTCCCGTATTTTTTATGCATTTCATTTGTGCTTTTAGATTTGTTGGCTAGTTTTAATCATTTATTTTGTCAATTTATATTGTGTCTCAGTTTTGTTTAGACACGTCTGCTTAATGCAAACTTAATATGTTCTTCGATTTGTGTAATAAGGTATCTTCCAACATGAAAGAATGATGTCGATTATACCAAATAAAGCTCAACTGAGCTTCCTTAAGAAAAAAAATGTCTTTGCTTACATATTACTTCGATACCGATACGTTTCTTACCTAATCATATAATCGAGTTTCAAATGAAAGCAAAAATCTACATGATTCGTTATCATTAATTTTTTGGGAAAATGCCCATTTGCACAAAAACACTATAATAAGAGCCTATTCCAATGAAAATCGTTTCAAGCAGCCAATTCCAACAAATTTTATAAAATTGACTATATTGCCCTCGCATCACTCAACCGTACCTCTCTCTCGGTCCCGATCTGAAACAAACTCTCTCTCTCTCTNNNNNNNNNNNNNNNNNNNNNNNNNNNNNNNNNNNNNNNNNNNNNNNNNNNNNNNNNNNNNNNNNNNNNNNNNNNNNNNNNNNNNNNNNNNNNNNNNNNNNNNNNNNNNNNNNNNNNNNNNNNNNNNNNNNNNNNNNNNNNNNNNNNNNNNNNNNNNNNNNNNNNNNNNNNNNNNNNNNNNNNNNNNNNNNNNNNNNNNNNNNNNNNNNNNNNNNNNNNNNNNNNNNNNNNNNNNNNNNNNNNNNNNNNNNNNNNNNNNNNNNNNNNNNNNNNNNNNNNNNNNNNNNNNNNNNNNNNNNNNNNNNNNNNNNNNNNNNNNNNNNNNNNCTCTCTCTCTCTCTCTCTCTTGAAGCCGTTTCTCCCATCGCCGGAATTGACCAGATCTCCTTGTCTGCCAGAGTCGTTGCCCTGCCGTCAAGGAGGCCGTCGGTGAAGGCCGAGTGCGCGGGTCTGATCTGAGGGAAGGAGAGATTTCTTGAGGTTAGTGGAGATTTATGTATGAGTAGAAGTTGCTGGTATTCAATAACTAATCACTGGGTGTCGGGGTAACTGATTATTAGAGATTACTGGGGTCAGTAACTCGATTACTAGAGATCAGTAACAAATTATCTGATTATTGGGGGTCAGTAACTGATTATTGGGGGTTAGTAACCAAGATTATTAGGGGTCAGTAACCGATTATTGGGGTCAGTAACTAGTTATTGGGGATCAGTAACTAGTTATTGGGGATCAGTAACTCAGTTATTGGGGGTCAGTAACTGGTTAATGAGTGTCAGTAACTAGTTACTAGGGGTCAGTAACTGGTTACTGGATGTCAATAAATAGTCAGTAACTAGTTACTGGGAGTCAGTAACTGGTTATTATGGGTCATTAGTTACAGTGGAAATTCCAGTGACCGGAGTCCGGCGGTCGGGAAAATTCTGATGACTGGAGTCCAGCGGCCGGTGATTGGAGTCCGGCGGTTGGAAAAATTCCGGTGACCGGAGTCCGGCGACCGGTGACTAGAGTCCGGTGAGATTCCGGCCAAGTATTCTCTTTTTCATTTTCTCTCTTTATGCATATTTAAGGGGTGCGGGCAAAATAGTCTTAAAATAATATGGTTTGTTAAGACTTTAGTAAAGATTTGTGTATTTAGGCATAAAAAATGTTACCTTATATTGAAATGGGCTAATAAAAAAGATTGTCATTAGAATGAGAAATGAGGGGTTTAAATTAATACTAAATAGGTATTTTCCCTAATTTTTTTCATCATTCTTTCTGAAGTAATTTTTTTTATCATCATAATGTTGAGTTGTTGACAATGATGAACTTGTGCCCCTAATAATTCTAAAGATTTTTTTTTTTAACAATTCCAGCCAATAACTCGCAAAACCAAAACTGTAGAAAAATTCATTTTTACACTCCGTTTTGGTACGAAAATAATTTTAACCCAAAACCATCACCGCGGAGCTTCGTTGGCTTTACCCTGTGTAATCCTCTCCTCCTCTCTCTATCTGTGCACAGTTTTAAAACCACAAAACGAACACCTGAGTCTGCATCCTTCTTCCTCCTCCTCTAAATCGCACGCCAATCAAGATCTGAATCTCTTCATTCCTACTCAAAGGTGCTTCTTCTCTCTCCTTCCTCTCTGTGATTCCGTCGACTTCAATCTTCACAATTCGATCAGATCCGTCGCAATTCTCTGATCCGATCCTCTCTGTGCAGATTCAATCATGGATTTCATGAAGGTCTTCGATCAAACTGTCCGGGAAATGTAAGCTTCGAATCCTTCCATTGCGGTTTGATTTCTATCGGATTGTACTTGAAGTTGAATTTGACATTGCTCCTTTTTTTCAATGTGTAGTAAGAGGGAGGTGAATCTTAAGGTCTTGAAGGTTCCGGAGATGGAACAGAAGGTAACAAAATTGATCTCCTGCGTATAATCACATTCAACATTTAGGTTTTTCATTTCGAATTTCATTATGAGAAGAAGTTTATAAGATCCGAAATCGAATTTCTGTGTACAAGCACTTACTAGTTTGTGTCCTGTATAGAACTTTGTGACTTTTCGTTTCGAGATACATTCAGGCAGAGTGTCT
The window above is part of the Fragaria vesca subsp. vesca linkage group LG2, FraVesHawaii_1.0, whole genome shotgun sequence genome. Proteins encoded here:
- the LOC101300306 gene encoding vacuolar protein sorting-associated protein 32 homolog 2-like produces the protein MFRKVFGKTKQDAKALPTLHKLNETLEMLEKKEKLLGKKAAAEVEKAKQFTQAKNRSSAIKCLKRKKLYEQQIEQLGNFQLRIHDQMIMLESANATTETVDALRSGTAVMKAMNKTTNIDDLERTMDEINDQTESMKQIQEALSAPVGAAADFDEDELEAELEELEDAELEDELFQPATTAPATSVSVDVPVGRQPTRPAPQRINREEDELAALQAEMAL